A part of Candidatus Eisenbacteria bacterium genomic DNA contains:
- a CDS encoding DUF296 domain-containing protein: MFRRRPWYDFPFDGNFAHGKEANVKIWEMEGGARLLVRVDRGEEMMEALRAVAREKKVEAARVTGIGALRDMTLGYFDLDRKEYVRGELSGSWELLSLSGNLSLRDGEPIPHIHVIVGDAGLNVRGGHLFSGTVSVTGEIFIDRLPAPLHREMDPEVSLPLLDR; the protein is encoded by the coding sequence ATGTTCCGCCGCCGCCCGTGGTATGATTTCCCCTTCGACGGCAATTTCGCGCACGGCAAGGAGGCGAACGTGAAGATCTGGGAAATGGAAGGCGGCGCAAGGCTCCTGGTCCGGGTGGACCGGGGAGAGGAGATGATGGAGGCGCTCCGCGCGGTGGCGCGGGAGAAGAAGGTCGAGGCGGCGCGCGTCACCGGCATCGGCGCCCTCCGAGACATGACCCTCGGCTATTTTGATTTGGACCGCAAGGAATACGTGCGGGGCGAGTTGTCCGGGAGCTGGGAGCTGCTTTCCCTTTCGGGGAACCTGAGCCTCAGAGACGGCGAGCCGATCCCGCACATCCACGTGATCGTCGGCGACGCGGGCCTGAACGTGCGGGGGGGGCATCTCTTCTCCGGCACGGTGAGCGTGACCGGCGAGATCTTCATCGACAGGCTCCCCGCGCCGCTCCACCGGGAGATGGACCCGGAGGTGAGCCTCCCCCTTCTCGACCGCTGA